TATGCACATGCAAGTTATTTGCAATTTTGTGTACGGTGGCTGTAAGGATGCCACCAACGTCTCCATGTCTGTCTACTTTCCACACTCTTCGTTTAGGAAGCGGAAACGACGCACCGACGTTGTGGTGGTGCGCGGCAGGCTCCGCCTCAACTCCGCCTCCggttttttcctcttcctgggATTGGTCGTCTTGGCGGTAGGGATCGGCATGGCGACGCTGGGTTACTGGCCGCACGGTGAAACCACGAGCTCGGCCGGACCGCCGGCCGCAGGACGATCGAAAACATCTGGGAATGGAGCCGAGGTGGCCGCGAGGGACGGGGACGCGGCGAACTCCAGCACGAGTCACGACGTGCAAGGTGAGCGAACAGAGGAATTCAACTCCAAGCAAATTGTCTTCTGACTGAGTCGCTGTTTCTGGAAACTTGACATCAAAATGGCTCACGACCTCCACGTGCAGGTACGCCCTCCAGGCAGACCGGTGGCGCTCTGACGCGGTTCCTGGAACAGCATCGTCACTcggagaggatgaagatgttCGGACCCTTCACCATGGGCATCGGGATTTTCATCTTCATCTGTGCCAATGCCATTCTTCATGAAAACAGAGACCGGGAAACGAAGGTAGGGCTGAAACCagataaaatacacacacacacacacacacacacacacgtacacaaagaGTGGGATGCATCGGCGTCCACCTGTGCACCTGAGAAATGAACTACGGGAGCTGCGAGTGGACTGTAAGGGTCTACATGTGAGCCAATAAGCTGCAACGGGAAATACAAACAGATTTGATATTACCTTGCGAGGTCTGAAACACAGAATTGTGCAGAAATTGGTTCTTCAAAAGGTTACAAAGGATAATTTTAACAGGTTTTTCAAAGCCTGAGTcaatagagaatgcagctaatACTCCTCCCTAATTCCATATTCTCATTTCTGTTCTTCCTTCACTCTCTACAAAACGAGGGGCATGCACAGTGCAGTCATCCATATTCATCATCTCTTCATAACTAACATGCAAATCACATCTCTGACAACCTCGTTCCATCCCCATCCCTGCAGTGTTTTGGCTCTGATCacatttcctcttctctctccctcccttccttgaTTTGATTCatcgcctcctccttccctaACCCCCTTTCCAGGTAATCCATGCGAGACATTGTGTTCCAAGGTCACATCCAACAAACACTGAATAATACGTTGTAATCAAACGTATTCTCGGGTTAATCCAAACCCTTCCGCCATTACTAATAATATATTTCTCTCCTGCACTAGATTATCCACATGCGAGACATGTACTCCACCGTCATTGACATCCACCGCCTCCGGCAGAGAGAGCATAAGCAACACCATCACCGCGACAGCACCTATGCAAGAGAAGGcagcaactccctcctggcgtTCTCCTCCCGGGCCGGAGGCGAAGGGTCCGTAGAAGAGAAGGAGGTGCTGTTAGGCGACGAGGAGTTTCGCCGACGCGGGGGGCAGGCTCGGTTGGATTGTAGCTTCGCGGGGCTGCTGGCGCCGCTCTACAAGGATCACCCCTTCAGGCTGGCCCGCTCGGACTCGGTGCGCCACCAGTGGTCGGTGGACGGAGACGGGGAGAAGGGAGGGCACCACGCGCGCTCCattgtctcctcctccatctccgcGTTCACTCTCCCCGTTATAAAACTCAACAACTGCGTTATCGATGAACCGGAGATGGAGGCGATCaccgaggaggagaggggaggagaggggaggagagacggggagaggtcACAGCCCCTGAGCTCCATGGAGTCTCTGGTGGTCCCTGTAGCATCTGTCGCCAAGGCCTCCAAACCGCCGGGCTTACACCGGAGTAactccgcctcctcttcctcccactgctcctccgtctcctcaTACTCCCTCTCCCCTGCTCCCTCCTCTACCTCAGGCTGCTGGCTCTCCCCCGGAGCGGCGAGGAGTGACTTTGGCTCCAACTCCTCCTTGCACATGCTGGGCAGCCACTCGAAATCCCTGGACCTGGAGCGAGGGCCGAGCGCGCTCAGCGTGCACCCGGAGCAGCGGAAGCACCCCAGCTGGCCCCGCCTCGACCGTAGCAACAGCAGCCGTAGCAACAGCGGCATCAGGGGCAGCAGCAAAGGTTACACGCGGCTGGAGGACCGGGAAGAGCACGGGGAGCGGCTGCTGGACGCGTCGGCTGCGAGGCGCGATTACAGCAGGCGGGAGAAGCTGCTGATGATCTCGAGGTCGCACAATAATCTGAGTTTTGAGCACGACGAGTTTAACAGCAGCGCGATGAAGAGGGGCAGCTCCGAGACTCGCTTCTGAAGACGCTGAACTTAAGGTCCTGTTGTGTAAATTGCTCTCCGGACTGTACGAGTGTACAGCGGCGAGGGACAACATCAAACGGGGGtttcaaagacacttttttgTTAGCGGCGAGGAGGAGAGTCGTCAGTAATAGACCGTCTTGCACAGGTTCAGGGCTCATGTCGGCTCAGAGCCCAATGCCTACTGTAGGTCCACAAATGCTGTATCTGACCCTGACCTGTGACCTCTGCTACAGGGAtcaatcaaaaaataaaaacacattacaacacacagtCTACTTTCAACAGGATCGGGAGTCTTTTGAAAATTGCTTTTCTTACAAGTGTCACAAGGTTTCGTTGCGGCAGCTGCTGGTGTAACCAAGGACACCCGGGATGGAAGCGCTTTGAGCAAGTTGTGTTCCTCCAGCGTGTGGCAGCAAGGTCCAGGCGCAACCTGAGAACAGtttatcgtaaaaaaaaaagaagaagcgcTGAgacagtaaaggtaatatgaATGATATTTGTCTGTATGGCACCTTTGAATTGCTTAATATGGACTGTGAAAACCAAACTCATCCAAAATCAGCTTATATATCATTTTTAGCCTGGTGTaaacgtatgtatatatatatatatatatatatatacatggaaACACTGCAGCGACGAGGCTCTAGAGTCAAAATAATATAGATATTAGTGGTaaagtatttgttttaaaggctgtgtgtgtgtgtgtgtgtgtgtgtgtgtgtgtgtgtgtgtgtgtgtatttgatcCTCTGATCGTAGCGCCACAAAACCAGTTACTATAATGTCAATACGCTACGGcgcagatataataataatacaataacagAGTGCATGTTGCCCTGCAGTCACAATATTGCTGCCCTTTCCCGAGGACTATAGTaagaagttgtgtgtgtgtgtgtgtgtgtgtgtgtgtgtccaatacTGAAGACTAGAAGTATTAACAATGTTTATGGCTCTGCTAAAGGCATCCAAAGTTATCTTCTTACTAGAAAATGTCATCCCTCACTTCTGAGAATGCGTAGATCTAGAATATCGGCGGTTTTACGAGAAAATGATGACGCTTTCGAAATATTCGCTCCAATGTTTTTGGAGTTGAGAAGCTCCgcctacaacaacaacaacaacaacaacaaacgctgatagctgtttgtttaaatgtcaCAACACAAACGTCTGTTATATAATTAACGAGAACCTGTGGTTTTCTCGCGCCCACCGGCCGGCGACAGAGCGGCCTCTGACGTGGGAAGGGACACAACACGCTTCATTTAAACTGAATAATACTCTTCAATACTGTACAGATATCATTCATTTTGACGAGCAGTGTTTTATACTTACTGTCTTATGTCACAATAAGCTGGATAGATTGTTTCAGGGGTGGGGGTTCTGGACCATTAAAGTATTTTATAAAGTCAAAAAACAAGTTGATAATATTGTAATAGCcgaggtgtttttttaaatttttgccCAGGTGCTTTAAGAGCttgtttaaaaggttaaagtcTGGCCGAGCAGACTGCAAAATTATTTTGATTTGAACAGTTTCATACTGCGGACGAATGCAGTGCTGAATACTGCATCCGTCAGTAGTGTGTAGGAGACGGTTCACACACAGCCTGGGACTCAGCTGTCAGCTGCTGtcagctacccccccccccccctcccccccaccccacaccaccaccagctgAGCCCAAAAGAGGCATTTCAGATATGTCCCCAAAGAtcttatttcctcttttttaaatataaaaaaaaaaacagactacAAACACAATAAATTCTTTAAAATATGAGCCATGCTGTTTTCTGCTATGGTCCCCGCTTGACAACTTATgctataatgtatttttttattcttcttggGACGATATTCACGATGTGATGACGACTGCAGGTTTTGACTTAATGAATTCAGCTACTGAGCGTTCAAATGAACATATTTAGTTACCGACCTTGTTGACACGATGTGTCTGAACACGTGGACACGTTGCTGTTTTCTATCTTCGGTCTATATGAGCTGATATGATCGAtatctctgttttcttttgtccgTTTCCCCTTAAAGACGGTGTCATTTTAACACGTTTTATCGACGTggttaaaacaattaaaacatgaacaccgcgtgtgtgtgtgtgtgtgtgtgtgtgtgtgtgtgtgtgtcaaacaaaACGAAGTGCGGGACTCCCACCGGAGAGCTCCATTAACCGCTTCCCAGCAGATTATGGATCAATGTccaaataaattgtattttcacTGAAAGGTGTTTTGTCCTGAGTGTGTTTAACCAACGCTGAGACGTACGCAGGGATTCACACACGGGAGCTCTCACGCCATCTcctgtgtgtatacacacacacacacacacacacacacacacacacacacacacacacacgcctgacCTCACACCTAAAAATCACAAACACATGATtaattcctctttctctccatttcttctCTTCGTCCCCGGattgcaaaataataatacaaggtCTGGGTGAATCATTGTCAATTACCGTATGCGCTCCACAGCTGTGtgtgaacaacacacacacacacacacacgcgcacactcacgcacgtAAGGACCACGTATGCACATCCAGTGCAGTTCATAAGCGGGAGGCTTCTCTGTGTATCCGAGGGCGATGATGGTAATGCTAACTCTTTCTGAAGGCAGCAAACATATTTAGACAGCGGAGATGGATGATGTCGCTTCCAGTGAACGTTAACCGAGTAAACTAAAATGACCTCGTCCTGCTGAGGCTTTCCTTCGCTGTCTCACCGCCCCGGCGTTGCGTCGCAGGCACTTCCTGTGATCACATGTTGGTTGCCAAGGCCTCTCCCGCCAAAGACAGATGGCCGAGTGGTGGGAGCGATGGAATTAAATTTACTGTGCGCGCGGAGGTCAGATCCAGAGAACCTGAAACGCAAGAGCGTCTTCTCCGCGGTCCATCGACGCGTCCACAAcagagccggggggggggggccgtggAATAAAACGAGGGCTCCATCGCTCGACATCGGCCCCGGCACTCGTTTTTTTGGATCGCGAGCCGATTGTGTTACGGAGAGACGAGCTTGCGACCTTCTCGCCTCTCGGTTCGCACGAGTTGTTACACAAGTTAATACGATTCGacctcaggggggggggggggacgtggaTATCTGGAAAAATCCATTGAATTGTTGTCAAAAGATGTCacgcaaaaaaacacacacacacacacacacacacacacacacacgtgaacctCATCGTGCCACATGGGGATCGTTAAAGTCGCCAGGAGTCACCTGAAAAAGAAATTGCCTGTGAATCAAGCAGATGTTGGTATATTATAGTTAAGgaggtcaaaaaaaaaaaacatgctggtGGCACGACGGTAAATGTTAGGGAATCCCCAGAGTCGGTAAGATCCATCCTCAGGGCACCGGGGATATCTGTACCAAATGTATATTCTGCTAAGCTCGGCTGAAAGTGtgcaatttgtatttatataggcAATATGATAACAATATGGACAACAGCCGCCTCCTTTCACTTGCAAAGCTCGACTTATTCAACCTGCGTTTGTAGATTGTGGAAAACAGGTATTCATtgcacgtgtgtgcgcgtgcgtgcgtgtgtgttatgaCCTTGTGCTTTTGCCGGTAACGCCAGCAGCTAAATGTGGTCACTTCCCTGATTAATCCGCTAATAAACAGACTATTTACTGTGGGCACATCTGGAGGGTACATGTAATGGTTTGCAGAATGGCTGCCAGGAGAGAGATAATAGCGGCGCATCGCTGTTTGGTGCTGAATTAGT
The nucleotide sequence above comes from Cyclopterus lumpus isolate fCycLum1 chromosome 24, fCycLum1.pri, whole genome shotgun sequence. Encoded proteins:
- the tmem200a gene encoding transmembrane protein 200A, which produces MTAAAGVLTGLAKLKRQDSARSQHRSSSTAPGLGNAPEAAPRKRKRRTDVVVVRGRLRLNSASGFFLFLGLVVLAVGIGMATLGYWPHGETTSSAGPPAAGRSKTSGNGAEVAARDGDAANSSTSHDVQGTPSRQTGGALTRFLEQHRHSERMKMFGPFTMGIGIFIFICANAILHENRDRETKIIHMRDMYSTVIDIHRLRQREHKQHHHRDSTYAREGSNSLLAFSSRAGGEGSVEEKEVLLGDEEFRRRGGQARLDCSFAGLLAPLYKDHPFRLARSDSVRHQWSVDGDGEKGGHHARSIVSSSISAFTLPVIKLNNCVIDEPEMEAITEEERGGEGRRDGERSQPLSSMESLVVPVASVAKASKPPGLHRSNSASSSSHCSSVSSYSLSPAPSSTSGCWLSPGAARSDFGSNSSLHMLGSHSKSLDLERGPSALSVHPEQRKHPSWPRLDRSNSSRSNSGIRGSSKGYTRLEDREEHGERLLDASAARRDYSRREKLLMISRSHNNLSFEHDEFNSSAMKRGSSETRF